The sequence TGGACTATGTGCGTATCTATATTTCCCATCTGCGGCAGAAGATAGAGCCAACCCCGGCTCTGCCCAGGTATATCCTGACTGAACAGGGAGTCGGTTACTATTTCCAGAAAGCCTCCTGATTCTTTCAAACTGGTGCTGCCGCTAAAATAACCTCGTGTGAAGTCTCCTCTGCCTACTGAGGCCGCTACTCTGACAAACCCTGGCTAGCCCCCTGTGTGGCACCCGCGGTTGACGCCTAAATAGGCTTATGCTAGTATTAAAGCACTTCAACTAGGAGAGGGCAGCCCGGGTTCTATTAGCCCCTTTTTATATTTAGTCAGTTACTATCCCGTATCATAATTTTCAGTTCTTAATCCGGTTCGGGTGAAGGAGTCATGCAGGTAGAGGAAGAGCTGGCAAAGGTATCACCTGAGAAAGATATGGTGCTGGCCATCGGGGTATTCGATGGGGTCCACCGGGGGCATCAGTACCTGATTTCACAGTTGATGGACTCCGCCCGCCAGCAGGGCTTGCAGGGTGGAGTGGTGACTTTTCGGCAGCACCCCCGCGGGGTGCTATCATCCCGGACCAGGTTGCCCTTCCTGACCAGCCTGCCGGAAAAGGTCAGTCTCCTCAAAAAAGAGGGTGTGGATGAGGTCGTTGCCCTGTCTTTCACCGCTGAATTGGCCCAGCTCAGTGCCGCTCAGTTTACCGGTCTTCTCAAGAAATACCTCAGAATGCGCGGTCTGGTGGTTGGACCTGATTTCGCTCTGGGCCGCGAACGGGAAGGCGATATCGATAATCTGCGCCGGCTGGGGCAGGAGATGGACTTCACCATCACCGTAGTGCCACCTCGTAAAATCAATGGCGAGGTGGTCAGCAGTACGGCCATCAGGAACGCCCTGGCCGCTGGTGATATCGGCAGGGTAATCGCCCTCACCGGGCGCCCGTTCAGCCTTCAGGGACAGGTGACGGCCGGGGTGGGCAGGGGGTCAGGGTTGTCCTTCCCCACGGCAAATCTGGAGATAGACCCCGGGCAAGCCATGCCCGCCGACGGGGTGTATGTTACCTGGGCTTATGTTGATGGTAAAGCTTACCCGTCAATGACCAATATTGGCCGGCGTCCTACCTTTAACGATGACGGGCGTACCGTGGAGACATATATCCTCGATTATCAGGGTAACCTCTACGGACACGAGTTGAGAATTGATATTGTGGAACGGCTGCGCGGTGAGAAGCGCTTTGATACGGCAGAGGAACTGAAGAAGCAAATAGCTGAGGATGTGAAACAGGGAGTAGCCATTCTGAATTCCAGAGGTAAAAGTTAGCCATGAATACTGACCGTGATATTGCCTCGCTGCTCAAGAGGGGAGTGGCTGAGGTCATCGTAAGGCAGGAGATGGAGGAATTGCTCCGCTCCGGCAAGAAGCTGCGCCTGAAAGAAGGCTTTGACCCCAGTTTTCCCGATATTCACCTGGGGCATACCGTGGGCCTGCGCAAACTCCGGCAGTTCCAGGAGTTGGGTCACCAGGTGGTGCTCATCGTTGGCGACTGGACGGCACAGATTGGCGACCCGAGCGGGGTTTCCATTACCCGGCCAATGTTGACCGCGGAGCAGGTCAAAGCCAACGCCGAGACCTATATGCAGCAGTTCTTCAAGATAGTGGACAAAAACCGGACTGAGGTTGCCTGGCAGAGCCAGTGGTTCGGCAAGTTTACCCTGGGTGACGTGATTCAGCTCACCAGCAAGTTCACCGTCGCCCAGTTGCTCGCCCGTGAAGATTTCAGCAGCCGGTATAATGCCGGGAGACCGATTGCCGTCACCGAATTGCTCTATCCTCTGCTCCAGGCTTATGACTCGGTAATGGTCAGGGCGGATGTTGAGTTCGGGGGCACCGACCAGAGGTTTAATTTACTGCTGGGCAGGGAACTGCAGTCGATAGTGGGGCAGCGCCCCCAGCAGTGCCTGATGACGCCGCTGCTCATCGGCACCGATGGCACCCAGAAGATGAGCAAGAGCCTGGGCAACTACATCGGAGTCGCCGAGCCGCCCGCTGAAATCTACGGCAAGGTGATGTCAATCAATGATAATCTTATTATGGACTACTTCGAGCTGCTGACCGATGTCCCCGAAGAAGAGCTTGCCCGATTCAGACGGGACCTTGAGAACGATGACGTTAACCCGATGACGCTCAAAAAACGCCTGGCCGGGGAGATTGTAACCCTGCTCTATGATAAAAAATCAGCCACCGGGGCTCAGGGGCACTTTGAGAAAGTGCATGAGAAGAGGGAAATGCCTGAAGAGATTCCTGAGTTCCGATTTTCTTTTGCAAAAATGCCTTCCCGATGGCGAAAAGAAGATGGACGTGACATTAGGATTCTTGGTCAGGATGATTGGAATCTTGATGATATGCTTATAAAGATTGGTTTTGCTAGGAGTCGTAGTGAAGCGAGTAGACTTATTCGTCAGGGTGCTGTCAGTGTTAATGGGAAGAAAATTACGAATGTCATTGCCCATATTGAAAACGGCAGTATTATTAAAGTGGGTAAAAGGCGCTTTGCTAAAGTCGTTAATACTGACATTGAACCAAGGCAGGGGATTTAGTAAGGGGCGTCCAAGAGGGGCTTCGCCCCTCTTATGTTACACTCCCCCTTCCCTTGGTAAGGGAAGGGGGTCAGGGGGATAGGTTGTAAAATCCCCCAAAACAGTGCTTTGCTAAAGTCGTTAATTCGGCTATAATGTGAACCAGACTAATCAACAGTAGAGGTGACCGATGGAAGAGTTACGTGTACCGGGACCTACACCCTGCCCTCCGGAAGTTCTGCAGGCGATGGCCAAACAGATGATAAACCACCGGGGCGATGAATTTGAGCAGATGATGCAGGATGTGACGTCTAACTTGAAACAATTGTTCCAGACCAGGAATGATGTTCTTCTTCTTACCGGCTCAGGTACCGGTGGACTGGAGGCGGTGGCTGTTAACATTCTATCCCCGGGTGATAAAGTCCTGGCTCTATCCGTTGGTGCCTTCGGTGAACGCTTTATCACTATCGCCCAGAAGTTCGGGGCGGATGTTATTCCCCTGCGCTTTGACTGGGGGAAGCCGGTCGATGTTGAGGCGGTGCGTAAGAGTTTGCAGGCTGAGCCGAAAATCAAGGCGGTCATGGTCACCCATAATGAGACTTCTACCGGTGTGACCAATGACCTGGCAGCGATAAGCTCGGTGGTAAAGGAGTTTGATAAGCTATTACTGGTTGATGCCATCAGCAGCCTGGGCTCGATTGACCTTCCGGTAGATAAATGGCACTGCGATGTTGTCGTGACTGCTTCTCAGAAAGGATGGATGGTACCCCCCGGTATGGCTATGGTCAGCGTCAGCGAAGAAGCCTGGAAAGCGCAGGCTACCGCCAGGATGCCCCGCTTTTACTGGGACTTCGCCCAGGCCAAGAAGTACCTGGGGAAATGGCAAACCCCCTGGACACCGGCTGTTTCGATAGTATTTGCCTTCTCGGTAGCACTGGAGATGATGCTGGAGGAGGGGCTGGAAAATGTCTTTGCCCGGCATGCCCGGGTAGCCCGGGCGGCCCGTGAGGGAGTAAAGGCACTGGGACTGTCACTCTTCGCCGAGGAAGGCTATGCCTCCAATACGGTGACCGCGGTGAATTCCCCCGCCGGGGTTGATAGCGAAAAACTGCTTCAGCTTCTACGGGACGAGCACCAGATTGAGCTGGCTGAAGGACAAGCGCACCTGGTCGGTAAGGTATTCCGTATCGGACACCTGGGGTGGGTGACTGAAAATAACATTGAGAAGGTGATAAAAGCCCTGAAGGTGGTGCTACCTGAACTTGGTTTTGTCACCACTGCCGTCTAATTCGGGAGAGTGAGTCGATGAAGGTTCTGGTTACTGAGCCTGTTGGTGAAGAGGGAATAAATATCCTCCGTAGCTATACTGAGGTAGACCTCAGGCCGGGATTGAAACATGAGGAACTGCTTTCTATTATGGGCGACTATGAAGGCTTGGTAGTACGCAGCCAGACCCAGGTCTCCGCCGAGATCATCGAGGCCGGTGAGAAACTGCAGGTCATTGCCCGCGCCGGTGTCGGTGTCGACAATATTGATGTCGAGGCAGCGACGAGGCGAGGCATCGTGGTGGTCAATGCGCCTACGGGCAATACCACCGCCGCCGCGGAGCATACCATCGCTCTGATGCTGTCCCTCGCTCGCCATATTCCTCAGGCTTGTACCTTGCTTAAATCTGGAAAGTGGCGGCGGAATGATTTTATGGGTATCGAGGTCAGAAACAAGACGCTGGGACTCATTGGTCTGGGAAACGTGGGAACGGAGGTAGCCCGGCGCGCCCGAGGAATGGAGATGAAGCTCATCGGTTGTGATCCTTTTGTCTCCATTGACTATGCCCGTACCCTGCAGGTGGACCTGGTTGACCTGAAACAGCTCCTCCAGGAATCAGACTTTATTACCCTGCATGTGCCGCTGACCACATCAACCAGGATGCTGATCGGGGCTAAAGAACTGGCTCTGGTCAAGCCAAATGTCCGCATCATCAATACCGCCCGGGGCGGGCTGATTGATGAAGAGGCGCTGGTTAAAGCGGTGAGAGAGAAAAGGGTGGCCGGAGCGGCTATCGATGTCTTCGCCACCGAGCCGCTCACCAGTAGTGTCCTCTTTGACGAACCCGCCATTATTGTCACTCCTCACCTGGGAGCTTCCACGGCTGAAGCCCAGACCCTGGTAGCTACTGATGTTGCCGAGCAGGTTGTGGCCGTGCTTAAAGGTCAGCCCGCCAGATACGCCGTTAATGCCCCTCTCATCCCCGAAGAAACCCAGCCGGTGCTGCTGCCCTTTATCAGGGCGGCGACGGCGGCCGGGAAGCTGCTCAGCCAGTTGATTGAGGGGCAGGTGGCTTCTATTTTGATTAAATATGAAGGCGAGATTGCCGGTTACGATACTAACGCTCTCAAGGCGGCTGTCCTGGGCGGGGTACTGCAGGAAATCAGCGAGGAGCGGGTAACCCTGGTTAACGCTAACCTTATAGCTGCCCGGCGCGGCCTTACCGTGGCGGAGCAGAAAGACCTTACCTGCAAGAATTATACCAGCCTGGTTACTGTGGAAGCCTCTACCAGTGTCGGTACCACCACGGTGGCGGCTACGGTGATGCGCGGAGAGACACAGATTGTCCGGGTCAACGAGTTCTGGATTGACATTGTCCCCACCGGCGGTTATTTCCTATTCAGCGCCCATCTTGACCGTCCCGGGTTTATCGGGGCGGTAGGCAAGATAACAGGAGATGCCAACATCAATATCAGTTTTATGCACCTCGGCCGTCTCAAGCCCAGGGGGAAAGCGTTGATGATACTGGCCCTTGATGAACCCCTGCCTGAGGAGCAGCAGCGGCAGATACTGTCAATTCCCGGTGCCGATACGGTTAAGCTGGTAAGGCTCTAGTTCAGAGGCGGTCGGCACCGGTTCTATATCAGGAAAATACTCGGCTAGTCTAAAATAGTGAGGAGGTTTGCATGGATATTGAATACAAGAAGGAAGGCAGAATTGCCACTATCACCCTGAACCGCCCTGATGCCATGAACTCGTTCAGCATTAACCTGTTAAAGGAGTTAAACGAGGCGATGATAGACTTCCGTGACGACCCGGAAGTCTGGGTGGGCATCATCACCGGGGCCGGGGATAAATCATTTTCGGCCGGCGCCGATATCAAAGAGTTGTTCCCTTTCTGGAAAGAGCACAAGCTGGACCCGTGGGCAGTGCAGCTGGCCCCGATGCACCGCTTTGACCTGTTCAAGCCTCTGGTGGCGGCCGTCAACGGCTATGCCCTGGCCGGAGGTATGGAACTGGCTCTGTCCTGTGATATCAGGATTGCCTCGGAGACGGCCCGCTTCGGGCAGACAGAAGTAAAATGGGGGGTGTTACCGGCGGCGGGTGCTACCTGGAAGTTGCCGCGGACAATCCCCTGGTGCAAGGCGGCGGAAATGAACCTGATGGGCAGGATGATTGATGCCCAGGAAGCCTACCGGCTGGGACTGGTCAATAAGGTCGTTCCTCCTGACCAGGTCATGTCCACGGCAAGGGAGTGGGCTGAGGAAATCTGTCAGATGTCACCCCTGGGAGTCAGAGCCGCCAAGGAGGCGATGGTCAGGGGGCTGTCACTGGAAAAGGAAGAGGGCGGGCGACTGGAACATGCCCTGTTCACCTACTGCCTGGAGACAGAAGACCTGGCTGAAGGCAGAATGGCTTTTATTGAGAAGAGAAAGCCTGTCTGGAAGGGAAAGTAAGAACTTCCTATCTAAAAAAACGAAGAGAGGTTTGGACAAAATGGGTGACAGGTTAAAGAATAGAGTGGCGGCGGTCACCGGCTCCGGGCAGGGAATTGGCCGGGCGGTGGCGCTGGCCCTGGCTCAAGAAGGCGCTATATTAATCACCAATAACCGCCGGCCGGGTACTAAAGGCGGGGACGCGGAAACTACCGCCCAGGAAATCAGGGATATGGGCGGTCAGGCGGCTCCTTTCTTTGGTGACGTGGCCAGCTTTGAGGAAGCGCGCCAGATGGTACAGAAGGCGGTCGACGAGTTTGGCCGACTGGATATCGTGGTCAATAATGCCGGTACCGACGCGCCGCACATGGTCTGGAACATGACCGAGGAGGAATGGGACCGGTCAGTAAATTCTTATCTGAAAGGCACCTGGAACTGCATCCGCCATGCCTGTGTCCTGATGAGGGAACAGAAGTGGGGTCGTATTATCAATACCACCTCTGTGGAGCGGCTGGGGGCTATGGGGCACTGCAATTACGTGGCGGCCAAGGCAGGAGTGGTCGGCCTGACCAGAGCCATCGCCCGGGAGCTGGGCAGGTACGGAGTGACCTGCAACGCTTATGCTCCCCTGGTAGCCACCCGGTTTACGCTCAGTGAGGACTCGGTGCAGGGCTTCAAGAAGCGGTATGAAGCGGGGCTCATCACCAAGGAGCAGCTTGATGAGTATATCAATCTGGACCCGCCGGAGACCGTAGGTCCGCTGGTCGCGTATTTGTGTACCCAAGAGGCGGGTGATATCAACGGGCAGGTGTTCGATGTCACCAAGGGTAACATCTCCATCTACTCCGAGCCGGAGAGGGTGAGAACCCTACCCAGAAAAGACGGCTTGTGGACGGTGGAAGATCTGGTAAAGCTGGTGCCTGAAAAATTGTTACCGGGGTACAAAAACCCGGCACCAGCCCAGCTGGATAAATAGAGTCCGGGTTCCCGCCGGATATTCTTACACCAGGCGGTTAAAGATGAGTCCGGCGGGCAATTTGGGGTAAAAGTACGTTGACTTTCGGGGCATTCTGTCACCGACATCGGCGATAGTCTTAATTACTTCGGGACTGACCGGCTTAAGCAGTAAGGCCAGCTGGTATTCTTGGACGGTTACTCTATTGATGGCGTCCTGCCGGTCATAAACATAGGCAAGGCTGGTTTTTTCCTTCTCGCTGTCGATACCGAGGAGTTTTTCCAGTATGATGTGGTCGACGAGGCTGACATCCAGCTTCTTGTACAGTTCCGAGTGGAAGTAGGGCATCATCTGGCTGGCAGCCTCCGGGTCACGCAGTCTCAGCACGGAAAGACAATCGCCATTCAGACCGAAGATGACCAGCCTGGGTGTATTTTCTTCCGTGGATGAACCCTCAACACGATGCCACAGATCGGCGGTGTCCGCTGGCAGTTCCTCTATTTCAAAGAGTGCCTTCAGCCTGGGTACCAGCTCATTCAAGGTTGATTTTGAGATACCGCGTGCCAGCCGGTGGGGGGGAAGTATGACCAGTCCGGGATCGGCAAAATCTACCAGCGTCATCATGACGAAGTTAAAGGATTCATCCCCCGATGCCGACGGTGAACGGGCGAGTGATTCATGCCGGTAAGCCAGGGCGCTTTCATAACGGTGATGACCGTCAGCAATATAGAGCGGCTGTTCCGCCAGGATATGACATACCTGGTCGATTGTCTCTGGGTCGGTGATAGCCCGGACAACATGGGCTTCTCCCATGATATTAGGCGCGCTAATTGCCGGCTGGTTTCGTTCCTGGGTAGCCAGTAATGAGGAGAGCCTCTGCTCAGGGTCTTCAAACATGGCCAGGATTGGGCTGGTGTTGGCCTCAATCGCCCAGAGCAGATTGAGCCGGTCGCCCCTCGGTTCCGCCAGTGTGCCTTCATGGGGGCGGATTATCATCCTCTCCCACTCCTCCAATCTCACCCGTACGATAATCCCCCGGCGCCGGTACTTCCGACCATGAAGGGTAAAATACTGGTCGTGAAGGTATATCGCCGGTATGCTGTCTATCTCGAGGACACCCTGCTTGAGCCATTGTTCCAAAGTAGCCGCGGCGCGGGTGTACTTGTTGTCCGCGTTGGTATCCTGGGGCAGTTCCCGTGTGTGTTCCAGCCGGACGAAGTTATAATCGCTTCTTAAGTAGAGTTCTTCTCGTTGCTGAGGTGTAATAATATCATAGACGGGACAGATGACCTCTGACCAGTCATCGACCCGCGATTGATTATAATGAACACCCCGGAAGGGGCGAATCTCGGCCAAGCTCGTTTGGTCCTTTTCGGTTAACCGACAGTCTGTTTCGATAGTAGTTTACCCTATGACAGAGGGCGGACGCAACTCCTGATAATCATAAGTATCAGCCGAGGTCTTATCTTTTTGGTGGGAGGGGACTATGCTATACTGATGGTGGGAATAGCTTCAAATTAGCTGCGTGACAAGACTCTTTATGGAAACAACCAGCCGGATAAAAGATCGAATAGAGGAGCTAAAGGCTCAAATCAACCATCATAACTATCGTTATTACGTGCTGGATAGTCCTGAGGTCAGTGACGCCGAATATGACCGGTTAATGACCGAACTTA comes from Dehalococcoidales bacterium and encodes:
- a CDS encoding bifunctional riboflavin kinase/FAD synthetase yields the protein MQVEEELAKVSPEKDMVLAIGVFDGVHRGHQYLISQLMDSARQQGLQGGVVTFRQHPRGVLSSRTRLPFLTSLPEKVSLLKKEGVDEVVALSFTAELAQLSAAQFTGLLKKYLRMRGLVVGPDFALGREREGDIDNLRRLGQEMDFTITVVPPRKINGEVVSSTAIRNALAAGDIGRVIALTGRPFSLQGQVTAGVGRGSGLSFPTANLEIDPGQAMPADGVYVTWAYVDGKAYPSMTNIGRRPTFNDDGRTVETYILDYQGNLYGHELRIDIVERLRGEKRFDTAEELKKQIAEDVKQGVAILNSRGKS
- the tyrS gene encoding tyrosine--tRNA ligase — encoded protein: MNTDRDIASLLKRGVAEVIVRQEMEELLRSGKKLRLKEGFDPSFPDIHLGHTVGLRKLRQFQELGHQVVLIVGDWTAQIGDPSGVSITRPMLTAEQVKANAETYMQQFFKIVDKNRTEVAWQSQWFGKFTLGDVIQLTSKFTVAQLLAREDFSSRYNAGRPIAVTELLYPLLQAYDSVMVRADVEFGGTDQRFNLLLGRELQSIVGQRPQQCLMTPLLIGTDGTQKMSKSLGNYIGVAEPPAEIYGKVMSINDNLIMDYFELLTDVPEEELARFRRDLENDDVNPMTLKKRLAGEIVTLLYDKKSATGAQGHFEKVHEKREMPEEIPEFRFSFAKMPSRWRKEDGRDIRILGQDDWNLDDMLIKIGFARSRSEASRLIRQGAVSVNGKKITNVIAHIENGSIIKVGKRRFAKVVNTDIEPRQGI
- a CDS encoding alanine--glyoxylate aminotransferase family protein, whose amino-acid sequence is MEELRVPGPTPCPPEVLQAMAKQMINHRGDEFEQMMQDVTSNLKQLFQTRNDVLLLTGSGTGGLEAVAVNILSPGDKVLALSVGAFGERFITIAQKFGADVIPLRFDWGKPVDVEAVRKSLQAEPKIKAVMVTHNETSTGVTNDLAAISSVVKEFDKLLLVDAISSLGSIDLPVDKWHCDVVVTASQKGWMVPPGMAMVSVSEEAWKAQATARMPRFYWDFAQAKKYLGKWQTPWTPAVSIVFAFSVALEMMLEEGLENVFARHARVARAAREGVKALGLSLFAEEGYASNTVTAVNSPAGVDSEKLLQLLRDEHQIELAEGQAHLVGKVFRIGHLGWVTENNIEKVIKALKVVLPELGFVTTAV
- the serA gene encoding phosphoglycerate dehydrogenase, which encodes MKVLVTEPVGEEGINILRSYTEVDLRPGLKHEELLSIMGDYEGLVVRSQTQVSAEIIEAGEKLQVIARAGVGVDNIDVEAATRRGIVVVNAPTGNTTAAAEHTIALMLSLARHIPQACTLLKSGKWRRNDFMGIEVRNKTLGLIGLGNVGTEVARRARGMEMKLIGCDPFVSIDYARTLQVDLVDLKQLLQESDFITLHVPLTTSTRMLIGAKELALVKPNVRIINTARGGLIDEEALVKAVREKRVAGAAIDVFATEPLTSSVLFDEPAIIVTPHLGASTAEAQTLVATDVAEQVVAVLKGQPARYAVNAPLIPEETQPVLLPFIRAATAAGKLLSQLIEGQVASILIKYEGEIAGYDTNALKAAVLGGVLQEISEERVTLVNANLIAARRGLTVAEQKDLTCKNYTSLVTVEASTSVGTTTVAATVMRGETQIVRVNEFWIDIVPTGGYFLFSAHLDRPGFIGAVGKITGDANINISFMHLGRLKPRGKALMILALDEPLPEEQQRQILSIPGADTVKLVRL
- a CDS encoding enoyl-CoA hydratase-related protein → MDIEYKKEGRIATITLNRPDAMNSFSINLLKELNEAMIDFRDDPEVWVGIITGAGDKSFSAGADIKELFPFWKEHKLDPWAVQLAPMHRFDLFKPLVAAVNGYALAGGMELALSCDIRIASETARFGQTEVKWGVLPAAGATWKLPRTIPWCKAAEMNLMGRMIDAQEAYRLGLVNKVVPPDQVMSTAREWAEEICQMSPLGVRAAKEAMVRGLSLEKEEGGRLEHALFTYCLETEDLAEGRMAFIEKRKPVWKGK
- a CDS encoding SDR family NAD(P)-dependent oxidoreductase; amino-acid sequence: MGDRLKNRVAAVTGSGQGIGRAVALALAQEGAILITNNRRPGTKGGDAETTAQEIRDMGGQAAPFFGDVASFEEARQMVQKAVDEFGRLDIVVNNAGTDAPHMVWNMTEEEWDRSVNSYLKGTWNCIRHACVLMREQKWGRIINTTSVERLGAMGHCNYVAAKAGVVGLTRAIARELGRYGVTCNAYAPLVATRFTLSEDSVQGFKKRYEAGLITKEQLDEYINLDPPETVGPLVAYLCTQEAGDINGQVFDVTKGNISIYSEPERVRTLPRKDGLWTVEDLVKLVPEKLLPGYKNPAPAQLDK
- a CDS encoding DUF1015 domain-containing protein; the encoded protein is MAEIRPFRGVHYNQSRVDDWSEVICPVYDIITPQQREELYLRSDYNFVRLEHTRELPQDTNADNKYTRAAATLEQWLKQGVLEIDSIPAIYLHDQYFTLHGRKYRRRGIIVRVRLEEWERMIIRPHEGTLAEPRGDRLNLLWAIEANTSPILAMFEDPEQRLSSLLATQERNQPAISAPNIMGEAHVVRAITDPETIDQVCHILAEQPLYIADGHHRYESALAYRHESLARSPSASGDESFNFVMMTLVDFADPGLVILPPHRLARGISKSTLNELVPRLKALFEIEELPADTADLWHRVEGSSTEENTPRLVIFGLNGDCLSVLRLRDPEAASQMMPYFHSELYKKLDVSLVDHIILEKLLGIDSEKEKTSLAYVYDRQDAINRVTVQEYQLALLLKPVSPEVIKTIADVGDRMPRKSTYFYPKLPAGLIFNRLV